CTGTCTCCAAATAATTGAGTTATTGCTTTAATATAAGGAGTTTCTCCACATCCTCCACAAGCTCCGTGGAACTCAAATAATGGTTGTGCAAATTGTGATCCTTTTACTGATGTTTTTGGCATAAACTCATCTTTATATGTTACTTCGTTGAATAAGTAGTCAGCATTTTCTTGCTCACCTTTTTCAACTTCTTGTCCAATAGGTACCATAACTAAAGCTTTCTCTTTAGCTGGACATACGTTAGCACATAGTCCACATCCTGTACAATCTAATGGAGATACTTGGATTTTATACTCTAATCCTTCTAACCCTTTTCCAATTGGAGTTTTTGTTTTTAACTCGTTTGGTGCTCCTGCTTTTTCCTCAGCTGTCATTAAGAATGGTCTTATAACTGCGTGTGGACAAACATATGAACATTGGTTACATTGGATACAGTTTTCAGATTTCCACTCAGGAACGTTTACTGCAACTCCTCTTTTTTCGAAAGCTGTTGTTCCGTTCTCAAATGTTCCATCTTCATATCCTAAGAATGTAGAAACTGGTAACTCTTCTCCTTTTAAAGCATTTATAGGTTTTGCAATTTTCTCTACAAATGACTCTAATTTAGATGTTGATCCACATCCACATCCTGTACAAGAGCAAGCTCCTTTTTCTTCAACAACTTCAGTTGTTAAGTTAGCCCATGAAGGATCAACTGTAATTTGAACTAATTCTCCAGCTCCTTTATCAATAGCTTCATAGTTCATTTTAACAATTGCGTCACCTTTTTTAGCATATGACTTTTCAGCATATTGCTTCATATAAGTTTGTGCATCTTCAAATGGAATAACATCTGCTAATTTAAAGAATGCTGATTGCATTATTGTATTAGTTCTTCCTGCTAATCCTATTTCTGCTGCTAATTTATTAGCATTTATAATGTAGAACTTAGCGTTTTTCTCTGCTAATTGTTTCTTAACTGAATTTGGTAAATGAGCTACAACCTCATCTTTATCCCATACACAGTTTAATAAGAATGTTCCACCTTGCTTTAATCCACCTATCATATCGTATTGTGTTAAGTATGCTGGTACTGAACAAGCAACGAAGTTTGGTGAAGATACTAAGTAAGTTGATTTAATTGGATGTTTACCAAATCTTAAGTGAGATCTTGTTGATCCTCCAGATTTCTTTGAGTCATATGCAAAGTATCCTTGTGCATATAAATCTGTTTTATCTCCAATAATTTTAATTGAGTTTTTGTTAGCTCCAACTGTACCATCTGATCCAAGTCCGAAGAATAAGCACTCTCTTACTCCTTCTGCTCCTGTTTCAATGCTTGGTCCAACTTCAAGAGATTTGTAAGTTACGTCATCGTTGATTCCAACTACAAATCCATCTTTTGGCTCATCTTGCTTTAAGTTATCAAATACAGCTTTCATTTGAGCTGGTGTTGTGTCTTTTGAAGATAATCCATATCTTCCACCCACGATTACTGGAGCGTTTTCCATTCCATAGAATAATCCTCTAACGTCCATGTATAAAGGCTCTCCTAATGCTCCAGGTTCTTTTGTTCTATCTAGTACAGCAATTTTCTTAACTGTCTTAGGGAATACATTGAAGAAGTATTCAGCAGAGAATGGTCTATATAAGTGAACATTGATAAGTCCTACCTTTTCTCCTTTTCCTACTAAATAATCAACTGTCTCTATTAATGTTTCACAAACAGATCCCATAGCAATAACAATATGCTCTGCATCTGGTGCTCCATAATAGTTAAATGGCTTATAATCTCTTCCAGTTACTTTTGAAATTTCTTCCATATAGTTAGCTACAATTGCAGGTACTGCATCGTAGAATTTATTTTGTACTTCTCTAGTTTGGAAGTAGATATCGTCGTTTTGAGCTGTTCCTTTTGTTACTGGGTGCTCTGGGTTTAAAGCTCTTTCTCTGAAAGCTTTAATAGCATCCATATCTACTAATCTCTTGAATACATCAAAATCCATTACTTCAACTTTTTGAATTTCGTGTGAAGTTCTGAATCCATCAAATATATTCATGAAAGGAACTCTTGATTTAATAGCTGCTAAGTGTGCAACTCCTGATAAATCCATTACTTCTTGTACTGAGCTCTCAAATAACATAGCAAATCCAGTTTGTCTAGCTGCATAAACGTCTTGGTGATCACCAAATATTGATAACGCTTGTGCTGCTAACGCTCTTGCTGATACGTGGATAACTCCTGGTAAAAGTTCTCCAGCTATTTTATACATATTAGGCACTTTTAATAGTAATCCTTGTGATGCTGTATATGTTGTAGTTAAAGCTCCTGCCTGTAAAGATCCGTGAACTGTTCCAGCTGCTCCTGCCTCTGATTGCATTTCAACAACTTTTACTGGAACTCCAAACATATTTTTCATTCCTCTTGATGCCCACTCGTCAGTGTACTCAGCCATTGGCGATGATGGAGTTATTGGATAAATACCTGCTACTTCTGTAAAAGCATATGATGCATATGCTGCAGCTTGGTTACCATCCATAGTTTGCATTTTTTTAGCCATTTGAATTGTCCTCCCTTTTTTAATTGACTCTAAAGTTAACTCTATTTTACGAGTATTCTTATTAATTGTCAATTAAAGTTCTCGATTTTTTTAAGAAATTTTTAAACTAATTCAACCAAATATAATTTTTTACTGACTAATATGTTTATTTATTAAACAACTTTCAACACTTATTACTTTGTAGCGTTTACAATTTCGTAAGTATCTCTAGCTATTACTAACTCTTCATTTGTAGGTATTTTGAATGCTTTTACCTTAGATGTTTCTTTAGTTAAAAGAACATTTCCTTTTTGTCTCTTAGAGTTAACTTCTTTATCTAATTCAACTCCGATAAACTCTAATCCTCTTAAAACATCTTCTCTAACTTTTCCAGAATTCTCTCCAATTCCTCCTGTGAAGCAAATTGCGTCTACTCCACCCATTTGAGCTGCATAGTTTCCAACATATCCTCTTATCTTGTAAGCGAACATATTCTCAGCTAATAATGCTCTTTCATTTCCTGCTGCTGCTGCGATTTCCATATCTCTACAGTCTGAAGA
This genomic window from Cetobacterium somerae ATCC BAA-474 contains:
- the nifJ gene encoding pyruvate:ferredoxin (flavodoxin) oxidoreductase, which codes for MAKKMQTMDGNQAAAYASYAFTEVAGIYPITPSSPMAEYTDEWASRGMKNMFGVPVKVVEMQSEAGAAGTVHGSLQAGALTTTYTASQGLLLKVPNMYKIAGELLPGVIHVSARALAAQALSIFGDHQDVYAARQTGFAMLFESSVQEVMDLSGVAHLAAIKSRVPFMNIFDGFRTSHEIQKVEVMDFDVFKRLVDMDAIKAFRERALNPEHPVTKGTAQNDDIYFQTREVQNKFYDAVPAIVANYMEEISKVTGRDYKPFNYYGAPDAEHIVIAMGSVCETLIETVDYLVGKGEKVGLINVHLYRPFSAEYFFNVFPKTVKKIAVLDRTKEPGALGEPLYMDVRGLFYGMENAPVIVGGRYGLSSKDTTPAQMKAVFDNLKQDEPKDGFVVGINDDVTYKSLEVGPSIETGAEGVRECLFFGLGSDGTVGANKNSIKIIGDKTDLYAQGYFAYDSKKSGGSTRSHLRFGKHPIKSTYLVSSPNFVACSVPAYLTQYDMIGGLKQGGTFLLNCVWDKDEVVAHLPNSVKKQLAEKNAKFYIINANKLAAEIGLAGRTNTIMQSAFFKLADVIPFEDAQTYMKQYAEKSYAKKGDAIVKMNYEAIDKGAGELVQITVDPSWANLTTEVVEEKGACSCTGCGCGSTSKLESFVEKIAKPINALKGEELPVSTFLGYEDGTFENGTTAFEKRGVAVNVPEWKSENCIQCNQCSYVCPHAVIRPFLMTAEEKAGAPNELKTKTPIGKGLEGLEYKIQVSPLDCTGCGLCANVCPAKEKALVMVPIGQEVEKGEQENADYLFNEVTYKDEFMPKTSVKGSQFAQPLFEFHGACGGCGETPYIKAITQLFGDRMMIANATGCSSIYGGSAPSTPYTTNSCGEGPSWGNSLFEDNAEFGYGMATAVETMRDRIQTIMEENMANVSPEVAAMFAEWIENRADGNKTKEIRNRLVPALEACNCGVSTEILELKQYLVKKSQWIFGGDGWAYDIGYGGLDHVLASSDDVNVLVMDTEIYSNTGGQASKSTQTGAVAKFAAAGKPNKKKDLAAIAMSYGHIYVAQVSMGANQAQYLKAIAEAEAYPGPSLIIAYAPCISHGLKNGMGNSQLEMKKATECGYWPIFRYNPLLEKEGKNPLQIDCKEPNWDNYNDYLMGEVRYATLAKSKPEHAKDLFAKNKSESQRRWRQYQRLASLDFTAEAK